The Euphorbia lathyris chromosome 8, ddEupLath1.1, whole genome shotgun sequence genome has a window encoding:
- the LOC136202600 gene encoding probable LRR receptor-like serine/threonine-protein kinase At3g47570 isoform X1 codes for MEKINSFSVIVILCFMCLLKCIDESKAISNINADEDALLALKARITNDPQNLLASNWSKDTSVCNWIGITCGTRHRRVTKILLENTRLTGTVPPQIGNLSFLGTFSLFNNSFHGSLPVELSNLRRLKFFLLAYNLFTGTIPSWIGSFSQLQLLGLDTNHFGGGIPLQICNLSKLHHLYLGINNIEGEIPKCIGNLINLETLAMVRNSIGGQIPSSIGNLTALRTLDFGENKLTGSIPFEMGNIAYLEELYLGVNNLDGMLPSNIFKITTLKNLVLDTNNLSGSLPPSFGLYLPNLEGIYIGDNNFHGPIPISLSNASKLTEIDLDLNMFSGIIPVALGNLRKLQFLNLWNNQLNSQPLLTLFSSLTNCKKLTFLDLGNNPLKATLPIFIGNLSSSLEYFKMYGSGLIGTIPKEIGNLTSLISLNLGDNNLKGFIPRTIRKMRKLQILDIELNRIQGSIPTELCGLQRLSDIYFGGNKLSRNIPSCLGNLSSLRKLYLDSNKLNSTIPSTFWRLKDVLELKLSSNSLSGDLPIDIGSLRAITLLDLSRNQLSGSIPPIFECLQTLKRLSLSNNRLEGSIPESFGDAISLEFIDLSFNNLSGKIPNSLEKLKYIKDFNVSFNELQGEIPNGGPFMNLTTQSFIGNKGLCGAPKFQVNPCRTSNENHSKKIKITLVAIVLTTLALGIVIVVLIWHWKRKTRLLTHQVNFPPLPIWQRISIHELQRATNKFDEVNLLGKGSFGSVYRGNLSNGLSVAVKVFNLELEGAFRSFDVECEVLREIRHRNLVKIITSCCTTEFKALVMDFMPNWSLEKWLYSHNYFLDIFQRLNIMIDVASAVEYIHHGYMTPIVHCDLKPSNILLDDDVVAHVTDFGIAKLVGEDQSFIQTINLATIGYMAPEYGSEGLVSIKGDIYSFGILLIETFTRKRPTDEMFNEDMSMKKWVKDSVPSGVTQLVDPNLLRVNERHYLAKIDCTSSIMNLALKCCVDVPKERIGIKDVLITLNKIKVKLLNDVQLT; via the exons ATGGAGAAAATAAATTCTTTTTCAGTCATAGTTATTTTGTGTTTCATGTGTTTACTGAAATGCATAGATGAAAGCAAAGCCATAAGTAATATCAATGCTGATGAGGATGCGTTGCTTGCCTTGAAAGCTCGTATCACTAATGATCCTCAAAATCTATTAGCATCAAACTGGTCTAAAGATACATCAGTGTGCAATTGGATTGGTATTACTTGTGGAACTCGTCATCGCAGAGTTACGAAGATACTACTTGAAAACACCAGATTAACAGGAACCGTTCCTCCACAAATTGGGAACCTTTCATTCCTAGGCACATTCTCTTTATTCAATAACTCATTCCATGGCTCTTTGCCGGTTGAACTTTCCAATTTACGCCGATTGAAGTTTTTTCTCTTGGCATATAATCTTTTCACTGGGACTATCCCCTCTTGGATTGGATCTTTCTCCCAACTTCAGTTACTTGGTCTCGACACTAATCACTTTGGAG GTGGCATTCCCTTACAAATATGCAACTTATCAAAACTCCATCATCTTTATTTGGGAATCAATAATATTGAAG GAGAAATTCCAAAGTGCATTGGTAATCTTATAAATTTGGAGACATTAGCCATGGTAAGAAATTCCATTGGTGGTCAAATTCCTTCATCTATTGGAAATCTTACCGCATTAAGGACTCTTGACTTCGGAGAAAACAAATTGACAG GCAGCATTCCCTTTGAAATGGGTAACATTGCTTACCTGGAGGAACTATATCTCGGAGTTAACAACCTTGATGGAATGCTTCCTTCCAACATTTTTAAAATTACAACATTAAAGAATTTAGTGTTAGATACTAATAATCTCTCAGGCAGTCTTCCTCCAAGTTTTGGTCTCTATCTTCCCAACCTTGAGGGAATTTATATTGGAGACAATAATTTCCATGGTCCTATTCCCATATCTCTCTCTAATGCCTCTAAACTCACTGAGATTGActtggatttaaacatgttCTCTGGCATTATTCCAGTTGCTCTTGGAAATTTAAGAAAGCTTCAATTTCTCAATTTATGGAACAATCAACTCAATAGTCAACCTTTACTGACTTTATTTTCCTCATTGACGAATTGCAAAAAGTTGACATTTTTAGACTTGGGTAACAATCCATTGAAGGCTACTCTACCAATTTTCATAGGAAACCTATCTTCTTCCCTCGAATATTTTAAAATGTATGGTTCTGGACTAATAGGAACCATTCCCAAGGAAATTGGAAACTTAACTAGCTTGATTTCATTGAATCTAGGAGATAACAATTTAAAAGGATTCATTCCTAGGACAATTAGAAAAATGAGGAAGCTTCAAATATTAGATATTGAGTTAAATAGAATCCAAGGGTCCATACCTACTGAATTATGTGGTTTACAGAGATTGAGTGACATATATTTTGGGGGTAATAAGCTCTCTAGAAATATCCCGTCTTGTTTGGGTAATCTCAGTTCTCTTAGAAAGCTCTATTTGGATTCTAACAAACTCAATTCTACTATTCCATCAACTTTTTGGAGGCTTAAAGATGTGCTTGAACTCAAGCTATCATCAAATTCCTTAAGCGGTGATCTTCCAATAGATATTGGCAGTTTGAGAGCTATTACATTACTTGATTTGTCTAGAAATCAATTATCAGGTAGTATACCACCCATCTTTGAATGCCTTCAAACTCTAAAGCGTCTCTCTTTATCTAATAATAGATTGGAGGGTTCCATTCCTGAATCATTTGGTGATGCTATAAGTTTGGAATTCATAGATTTGTCATTCAATAATCTCTCAGGAAAAATACCCAATTCCCTAgagaaattaaaatatatcaagGATTTTAATGTGTCCTTCAATGAACTACAAGGAGAAATTCCTAATGGAGGGCCGTTTATGAACTTAACAACCCAATCATTTATAGGAAATAAAGGACTTTGTGGGGCACCTAAATTCCAAGTCAATCCATGCAGAACTAGCAATGAGAACCATTCAAAGAAAATCAAGATAACACTGGTTGCAATTGTATTAACAACTTTGGCACTTGGAATTGTTATTGTTGTCCTAATTTGGCATTGGAAAAGGAAAACAAGATTGTTGACTCACCAAGTGAATTTTCCACCTTTACCAATATGGCAAAGAATTTCTATTCATGAGCTTCAACGGGCAACAAATAAATTTGATGAGGTGAATTTGCTTGGCAAGGGGAGTTTTGGTTCGGTATATAGAGGGAATCTTTCAAATGGCTTGTCCGTTGCAGTTAAGGTTTTCAATTTGGAGTTAGAAGGAGCATTCCGGAGTTTTGATGTGGAGTGTGAAGTACTGCGTGAGATTCGACAtagaaaccttgtgaaaataatcACGAGTTGTTGTACCACTGAATTTAAGGCTTTAGTCATGGACTTCATGCCTAATTGGAGCCTGGAAAAGTGGTTGTATTCTCACAACTACTTTTTGGACATTTTTCAGAGATTGAACATAATGATTGATGTTGCATCAGCAGTTGAATATATTCATCATGGTTATATGACTCCTATTGTTCATTGTGATTTGAAGCCTAGTAATATCCTTCTAGATGACGATGTGGTTGCTCATGTAACTGATTTTGGCATAGCGAAGCTCGTCGGAGAAGATCAATCTTTCATACAAACTATAAATCTTGCAACTATTGGATACATGGCCCCAG AGTATGGATCAGAAGGACTTGTTTCTATAAAGGGTGATATATACAGTTTTGGTATTCTGTTGATCGAAACTTTCACAAGAAAAAGGCCTACGGATGAGATGTTTAACGAAGATATGAGTATGAAGAAATGGGTTAAAGATTCAGTACCTTCTGGAGTCACTCAACTTGTTGATCCCAATTTGCTTAGGGTCAACGAACGACATTATTTGGCTAAGATAGATTGCACATCTTCAATTATGAACTTAGCCTTAAAATGTTGTGTAGATGTACCTAAGGAGAGGATTGGTATCAAAGATGTTCTAATTACTCTCAACAAGATCAAAGTTAAGCTTCTCAATGATGTTCAATTAACTTAA
- the LOC136202600 gene encoding probable LRR receptor-like serine/threonine-protein kinase At3g47570 isoform X2, protein MEKINSFSVIVILCFMCLLKCIDESKAISNINADEDALLALKARITNDPQNLLASNWSKDTSVCNWIGITCGTRHRRVTKILLENTRLTGTVPPQIGNLSFLGTFSLFNNSFHGSLPVELSNLRRLKFFLLAYNLFTGTIPSWIGSFSQLQLLGLDTNHFGGEIPKCIGNLINLETLAMVRNSIGGQIPSSIGNLTALRTLDFGENKLTGSIPFEMGNIAYLEELYLGVNNLDGMLPSNIFKITTLKNLVLDTNNLSGSLPPSFGLYLPNLEGIYIGDNNFHGPIPISLSNASKLTEIDLDLNMFSGIIPVALGNLRKLQFLNLWNNQLNSQPLLTLFSSLTNCKKLTFLDLGNNPLKATLPIFIGNLSSSLEYFKMYGSGLIGTIPKEIGNLTSLISLNLGDNNLKGFIPRTIRKMRKLQILDIELNRIQGSIPTELCGLQRLSDIYFGGNKLSRNIPSCLGNLSSLRKLYLDSNKLNSTIPSTFWRLKDVLELKLSSNSLSGDLPIDIGSLRAITLLDLSRNQLSGSIPPIFECLQTLKRLSLSNNRLEGSIPESFGDAISLEFIDLSFNNLSGKIPNSLEKLKYIKDFNVSFNELQGEIPNGGPFMNLTTQSFIGNKGLCGAPKFQVNPCRTSNENHSKKIKITLVAIVLTTLALGIVIVVLIWHWKRKTRLLTHQVNFPPLPIWQRISIHELQRATNKFDEVNLLGKGSFGSVYRGNLSNGLSVAVKVFNLELEGAFRSFDVECEVLREIRHRNLVKIITSCCTTEFKALVMDFMPNWSLEKWLYSHNYFLDIFQRLNIMIDVASAVEYIHHGYMTPIVHCDLKPSNILLDDDVVAHVTDFGIAKLVGEDQSFIQTINLATIGYMAPEYGSEGLVSIKGDIYSFGILLIETFTRKRPTDEMFNEDMSMKKWVKDSVPSGVTQLVDPNLLRVNERHYLAKIDCTSSIMNLALKCCVDVPKERIGIKDVLITLNKIKVKLLNDVQLT, encoded by the exons ATGGAGAAAATAAATTCTTTTTCAGTCATAGTTATTTTGTGTTTCATGTGTTTACTGAAATGCATAGATGAAAGCAAAGCCATAAGTAATATCAATGCTGATGAGGATGCGTTGCTTGCCTTGAAAGCTCGTATCACTAATGATCCTCAAAATCTATTAGCATCAAACTGGTCTAAAGATACATCAGTGTGCAATTGGATTGGTATTACTTGTGGAACTCGTCATCGCAGAGTTACGAAGATACTACTTGAAAACACCAGATTAACAGGAACCGTTCCTCCACAAATTGGGAACCTTTCATTCCTAGGCACATTCTCTTTATTCAATAACTCATTCCATGGCTCTTTGCCGGTTGAACTTTCCAATTTACGCCGATTGAAGTTTTTTCTCTTGGCATATAATCTTTTCACTGGGACTATCCCCTCTTGGATTGGATCTTTCTCCCAACTTCAGTTACTTGGTCTCGACACTAATCACTTTGGAG GAGAAATTCCAAAGTGCATTGGTAATCTTATAAATTTGGAGACATTAGCCATGGTAAGAAATTCCATTGGTGGTCAAATTCCTTCATCTATTGGAAATCTTACCGCATTAAGGACTCTTGACTTCGGAGAAAACAAATTGACAG GCAGCATTCCCTTTGAAATGGGTAACATTGCTTACCTGGAGGAACTATATCTCGGAGTTAACAACCTTGATGGAATGCTTCCTTCCAACATTTTTAAAATTACAACATTAAAGAATTTAGTGTTAGATACTAATAATCTCTCAGGCAGTCTTCCTCCAAGTTTTGGTCTCTATCTTCCCAACCTTGAGGGAATTTATATTGGAGACAATAATTTCCATGGTCCTATTCCCATATCTCTCTCTAATGCCTCTAAACTCACTGAGATTGActtggatttaaacatgttCTCTGGCATTATTCCAGTTGCTCTTGGAAATTTAAGAAAGCTTCAATTTCTCAATTTATGGAACAATCAACTCAATAGTCAACCTTTACTGACTTTATTTTCCTCATTGACGAATTGCAAAAAGTTGACATTTTTAGACTTGGGTAACAATCCATTGAAGGCTACTCTACCAATTTTCATAGGAAACCTATCTTCTTCCCTCGAATATTTTAAAATGTATGGTTCTGGACTAATAGGAACCATTCCCAAGGAAATTGGAAACTTAACTAGCTTGATTTCATTGAATCTAGGAGATAACAATTTAAAAGGATTCATTCCTAGGACAATTAGAAAAATGAGGAAGCTTCAAATATTAGATATTGAGTTAAATAGAATCCAAGGGTCCATACCTACTGAATTATGTGGTTTACAGAGATTGAGTGACATATATTTTGGGGGTAATAAGCTCTCTAGAAATATCCCGTCTTGTTTGGGTAATCTCAGTTCTCTTAGAAAGCTCTATTTGGATTCTAACAAACTCAATTCTACTATTCCATCAACTTTTTGGAGGCTTAAAGATGTGCTTGAACTCAAGCTATCATCAAATTCCTTAAGCGGTGATCTTCCAATAGATATTGGCAGTTTGAGAGCTATTACATTACTTGATTTGTCTAGAAATCAATTATCAGGTAGTATACCACCCATCTTTGAATGCCTTCAAACTCTAAAGCGTCTCTCTTTATCTAATAATAGATTGGAGGGTTCCATTCCTGAATCATTTGGTGATGCTATAAGTTTGGAATTCATAGATTTGTCATTCAATAATCTCTCAGGAAAAATACCCAATTCCCTAgagaaattaaaatatatcaagGATTTTAATGTGTCCTTCAATGAACTACAAGGAGAAATTCCTAATGGAGGGCCGTTTATGAACTTAACAACCCAATCATTTATAGGAAATAAAGGACTTTGTGGGGCACCTAAATTCCAAGTCAATCCATGCAGAACTAGCAATGAGAACCATTCAAAGAAAATCAAGATAACACTGGTTGCAATTGTATTAACAACTTTGGCACTTGGAATTGTTATTGTTGTCCTAATTTGGCATTGGAAAAGGAAAACAAGATTGTTGACTCACCAAGTGAATTTTCCACCTTTACCAATATGGCAAAGAATTTCTATTCATGAGCTTCAACGGGCAACAAATAAATTTGATGAGGTGAATTTGCTTGGCAAGGGGAGTTTTGGTTCGGTATATAGAGGGAATCTTTCAAATGGCTTGTCCGTTGCAGTTAAGGTTTTCAATTTGGAGTTAGAAGGAGCATTCCGGAGTTTTGATGTGGAGTGTGAAGTACTGCGTGAGATTCGACAtagaaaccttgtgaaaataatcACGAGTTGTTGTACCACTGAATTTAAGGCTTTAGTCATGGACTTCATGCCTAATTGGAGCCTGGAAAAGTGGTTGTATTCTCACAACTACTTTTTGGACATTTTTCAGAGATTGAACATAATGATTGATGTTGCATCAGCAGTTGAATATATTCATCATGGTTATATGACTCCTATTGTTCATTGTGATTTGAAGCCTAGTAATATCCTTCTAGATGACGATGTGGTTGCTCATGTAACTGATTTTGGCATAGCGAAGCTCGTCGGAGAAGATCAATCTTTCATACAAACTATAAATCTTGCAACTATTGGATACATGGCCCCAG AGTATGGATCAGAAGGACTTGTTTCTATAAAGGGTGATATATACAGTTTTGGTATTCTGTTGATCGAAACTTTCACAAGAAAAAGGCCTACGGATGAGATGTTTAACGAAGATATGAGTATGAAGAAATGGGTTAAAGATTCAGTACCTTCTGGAGTCACTCAACTTGTTGATCCCAATTTGCTTAGGGTCAACGAACGACATTATTTGGCTAAGATAGATTGCACATCTTCAATTATGAACTTAGCCTTAAAATGTTGTGTAGATGTACCTAAGGAGAGGATTGGTATCAAAGATGTTCTAATTACTCTCAACAAGATCAAAGTTAAGCTTCTCAATGATGTTCAATTAACTTAA